One genomic region from Rosa rugosa chromosome 1, drRosRugo1.1, whole genome shotgun sequence encodes:
- the LOC133724628 gene encoding amino-acid permease BAT1 homolog, with product MGQNQVDASQIREMDSGEKRLNELGYKQELRREMTLFKTLAISFSTMTLFTGITPLYGSSLAYAGPASLVWGWVVVSFFTWFVGLAMAEICSSFPTTGSLYFWAAHLAGPKWGPLASWCCAWLETIGLIAGIGTQAYAGSQTLQSIILLCTGTNKGGGYFAPKWLFLCMYIGLTLIWAFLNTFALEVIAFIDIISIWWQVVGGTVIVIMLPLVALTTQSASYVFTNFDVAPELTGISSKPYAVILSFLVSQYSLYGYDAAAHLTEETRGADKNGPIAILTSIGIISVFGWAYILALTFSIQDFSYLYDPTNETRGAFVPAQILYDAFHGRYHSSTGAIILLFIIWGSFFFGGLSITTSAARVVYALSRDQGIPFSSVWRKIHPKHKVPSNAVWLCAAICILLGLPILKVNVVFTAITSICTIGWVGGYAVPIFARMVMPEKKFNPGPFYLGNFSRPICLVAFLWICYTCSVFLLPTYYPISWSTFNYAPVALSVGLGLIMLWWVLDARKWFKGPVRNIETEHNGKV from the exons ATGGGACAGAACCAAGTAGATGCATCACAAATCCGAGAGATGGATTCAGGGGAAAAGCGACTTAATGAGCTTGGTTACAAGCAAGAACTCAGAAGAGAGATG ACTTTGTTCAAAACTCTTGCAATATCATTCTCAACGATGACACTCTTCACCGGAATCACTCCTTTGTATGGTTCTAGCCTTGCATATGCAGGTCCTGCAAGCCTTGTGTGGGGTTGGGTGGTGGTATCATTTTTCACCTGGTTTGTTGGACTTGCCATGGCAGAGATCTGCTCTTCTTTCCCG ACCACAGGTTCTCTTTACTTCTGGGCTGCTCACTTAGCTGGCCCCAAATGGGGTCCCCTTGCATCATGGTGTTGTGCTTGGCTTGAGACCATAGGGCTCATTGCTGGCATAGGTACTCAG GCATATGCAGGATCTCAAACACTGCAAAGTATCATTTTACTATGCACTGGGACAAATAAAGGTGGAGGGTATTTTGCACCAAAGTGGTTGTTCTTATGCATGTACATCGGCCTCACTCTTATATGGGCGTTTCTCAACACATTTGCGTTAGAAGTGATTGCCTTTATTGATATAATATCCATATGGTGGCAG GTCGTTGGAGGGACGGTTATTGTTATAATGCTTCCCCTTGTAGCACTTACTACACAGTCTGCATCATACGTGTTCACAAACTTTGATGTGGCCCCTGAGCTGACGGGAATATCAAGCAAGCCTTATGCAGTGATTCTATCCTTTCTTGTTAGTCAGTATTCATTATATGGATATGATGCTGCAGCACATCTAACAGAAGAAACCAGAGGAGCAGACAAGAATGGTCCTATTGCTATTCTAACAAGCATCGGTATCATTTCAGTATTTGGATGGGCATACATCTTGGCCCTGACTTTCAGCATTCAG GATTTTAGCTACCTATATGATCCCACCAATGAGACTAGAGGAGCATTTGTGCCTGCTCAAATTCTCTATGATGCATTTCATGGGAGGTATCATAGTTCCACTGGAGCAATCATTTTACTATTTATCATTTGGGGTTCATTCTTCTTTGGCGGACTTTCAATTACCACCAGTGCTGCCAGAGTA GTGTATGCTCTATCAAGAGACCAAGGGATTCCATTCTCGTCTGTATGGCGAAAAATTCACCCGAAACACAAAGTTCCTTCCAACGCAGTGTGGCTCTGTGCAGCCATCTGCATTCTCCTGGGACTTCCAATCTTGAAAGTCAATGTAGTCTTCACGGCCATAACTTCCATATGTACAATCGGATGGGTAGGAGGTTATGCAGTTCCgatctttgcaagaatggtaatGCCTGAGAAGAAGTTCAACCCCGGGCCATTTTATTTGGGCAATTTTAGCAGACCGATTTGCTTGGTCGCCTTCCTTTGGATTTGTTACACTTGTTCTGTCTTCCTCCTCCCTACTTACTACCCAATTAGCTGGAGTACATTCAATTATGCACCTGTTGCTTTGAGTGTGGGTTTAGGTCTGATAATGCTTTGGTGGGTGTTGGATGCAAGGAAGTGGTTCAAAGGACCTGTTAGAAACATTGAAACTGAACATAATGGAAAGGTTTAA
- the LOC133724629 gene encoding psbP domain-containing protein 2, chloroplastic has translation MALHICNCFALSNHKQTHTQQPCFSNSNSKPKASSSLQTPPHLTKRSLSLSLFAAVFLNGVLPNSPIFAQELELERYTDSKEGFTLLRPSSWIKVDKAGATALFEEASNGSNNAGVVVNPVRLKTLGEFGSPQFVADKLIQAEKRKESTKDAEVIGVAERSGKDGLQVYEFEYKIDSTRGGMKRIFSAAFVASKKLYLLNITHSDKPESPLNPHTRLMLEQALHSFDATT, from the exons ATGGCTTTGCATATTTGCAATTGCTTTGCTCTCTCAAACCACAAACAGACCCACACTCAGCAACCCTGCTtctcaaactcaaactcaaagcccaaagcttcttcttcacttcaaaCACCACCTCATTTGACCAAGAGAAGCCTCAGCCTCTCACTCTTTGCAGCAGTTTTCTTAAATGGGGTCCTCCCAAACTCACCCATTTTCGCTCAGGAATTGGAGCTCGAGCGCTACACGGATTCCAAGGAGGGCTTCACTCTCCTCCGGCCCTCCTCCTGGATAAAG GTTGATAAAGCAGGGGCCACTGCTCTGTTTGAAGAGGCAAGTAATGGCAGCAACAATGCTGGCGTTGTCGTCAACCCGGTTCGGCTTAAAACACTTGGAGAGTTTGGCAGTCCTCAATTTGTAGCTGATAAGCTTATACAAGCCGAAAAGCGCAAG GAAAGTACAAAAGATGCTGAAGTTATTGGAGTTGCAGAGCGATCAGGTAAGGATGGCCTACAAGTGTACGAATTTGAGTATAAGATTGATAGCACTAGGGGAGGGATGAAGAGAATCTTTTCTGCCGCATTTGTCGCCTCAAAGAAGCTCTACCTCTTAAATATTACTCACTCAGACAAACCAGAGAGCCCTCTTAACCCACATACAAGACTGATGTTGGAACAAGCTCTTCATTCTTTTGATGCAACAACTTAA
- the LOC133724630 gene encoding NAD-dependent protein deacylase SRT2 isoform X1, protein MAAMLIRLPFFSGLRTAREMRNIMTDVIQSSSTNWRLPSSQRRVISFRSSVKSVQTSTQVSVPGTLSTREGKVPSSFLRDKKLAPDSDPPSMQDVNLLYHFFDQSTKLVVLTGAGISTECGIPDYRSPNGAYSSGFKPITHQEFLRSSRARRRYWARSYAGWRRFNAAQPSAAHIALSSLEKAGRVNLMITQNVDRLHHRAGSNPVELHGTVYSVICIDCGFSFCRHIFQDQLKALNPKWAEAIESLDYGNPGSDKSFGMKQRPDGDIEIDEKFWEENFHIPTCQKCNGVLKPDVVFFGDNVPKDRADKAIQAAKECDAFLVLGSSVMTMSAFRLVRAAHEAGAATAIVNVGVTRADNFVPLKINARLGEILPRVLHMGSLSVPASR, encoded by the exons ATGGCGGCCATGCTCATTCGCTTACCATTCTTTTCC GGTCTCAGAACTGCTAGAGAAATGAGGAATATCATGACAG ATGTTATTCAATCAAGTAGCACAAATTGGAGATTACCAAGCAGTCAAAGAAGAGTCATTTCTTTTCGTAGCTCAGTGAAGTCTGTCCAAACCTCAACCCAAGTATCTGTCCCAGGCACTTTGTCGACAAGAGAAGGAAAAGTGCCTTCGAGCTTCTTGAGGGACAAGAAGTTGGCTCCTGATTCAGATCCGCCTAGCATGCAAGATGTCAACCTTTTGTATCACTTTTTCGATCAAAG TACTAAGCTAGTGGTATTGACTGGAGCTGGAATTAGCACAGAATGTGGTATTCCCGACTACAGAAG TCCAAATGGAGCTTACAGTTCTGGTTTCAAACCAATTACCCATCAG GAGTTTCTCCGCTCTAGTCGGGCTCGTAGGCGTTATTGGGCAAGGAGTTATGCTGGGTGGAGAAGATTTAATGCTGCGCAGCCCAGTGCAGCTCATATTGCTTTATCATCACTAGAAAAAGCTGGTCGGGTTAACTTGATGATTACGCAAAATGTTGATAG GTTGCATCACCGTGCTGGTAGCAATCCAGTTGAATTGCATGGAACTGTTTATTCCGTGATTTGTATAGATTGTGGTTTTTCCTTTTGCCGGCATATATTTCAGGATCAACTTAAGGCCCTTAATCCAAAG TGGGCAGAGGCAATCGAAAGTTTGGACTATGGCAACCCTGGATCAGACAAGAGCTTTGGCATGAAGCAAAGGCCTGATGGTGACATTGAGATTGATGAAAAATTTTGGGAGGAGAATTTTCACATCCCTACATGCCAAAAGTGCAATGGAGTGCTGAAGCCTGAT GTTGTCTTCTTTGGTGACAATGTCCCCAAGGACAGAGCTGATAAGGCAATCCAAGCTGCAAAAGAATGTGATGCTTTTCTTGTACTAGGATCATCTGTAATGACCATGTCTGCTTTTCGACTTGTCAG AGCTGCACATGAGGCAGGTGCTGCCACTGCAATTGTAAATGTTGGAGTGACTCGAGCTGATAATTTTGTACCTTTGAAAATCAATGCTCGACTAGGAGAG ATTTTGCCAAGAGTGCTTCACATGGGATCCCTCAGCGTCCCTGCATCCAGGTGA
- the LOC133724630 gene encoding NAD-dependent protein deacylase SRT2 isoform X2 has product MWYSRLQKSKWSLQFWFQTNYPSGDLKEFLRSSRARRRYWARSYAGWRRFNAAQPSAAHIALSSLEKAGRVNLMITQNVDRLHHRAGSNPVELHGTVYSVICIDCGFSFCRHIFQDQLKALNPKWAEAIESLDYGNPGSDKSFGMKQRPDGDIEIDEKFWEENFHIPTCQKCNGVLKPDVVFFGDNVPKDRADKAIQAAKECDAFLVLGSSVMTMSAFRLVRAAHEAGAATAIVNVGVTRADNFVPLKINARLGEILPRVLHMGSLSVPASR; this is encoded by the exons ATGTGGTATTCCCGACTACAGAAG TCCAAATGGAGCTTACAGTTCTGGTTTCAAACCAATTACCCATCAGGTGATCTGAAG GAGTTTCTCCGCTCTAGTCGGGCTCGTAGGCGTTATTGGGCAAGGAGTTATGCTGGGTGGAGAAGATTTAATGCTGCGCAGCCCAGTGCAGCTCATATTGCTTTATCATCACTAGAAAAAGCTGGTCGGGTTAACTTGATGATTACGCAAAATGTTGATAG GTTGCATCACCGTGCTGGTAGCAATCCAGTTGAATTGCATGGAACTGTTTATTCCGTGATTTGTATAGATTGTGGTTTTTCCTTTTGCCGGCATATATTTCAGGATCAACTTAAGGCCCTTAATCCAAAG TGGGCAGAGGCAATCGAAAGTTTGGACTATGGCAACCCTGGATCAGACAAGAGCTTTGGCATGAAGCAAAGGCCTGATGGTGACATTGAGATTGATGAAAAATTTTGGGAGGAGAATTTTCACATCCCTACATGCCAAAAGTGCAATGGAGTGCTGAAGCCTGAT GTTGTCTTCTTTGGTGACAATGTCCCCAAGGACAGAGCTGATAAGGCAATCCAAGCTGCAAAAGAATGTGATGCTTTTCTTGTACTAGGATCATCTGTAATGACCATGTCTGCTTTTCGACTTGTCAG AGCTGCACATGAGGCAGGTGCTGCCACTGCAATTGTAAATGTTGGAGTGACTCGAGCTGATAATTTTGTACCTTTGAAAATCAATGCTCGACTAGGAGAG ATTTTGCCAAGAGTGCTTCACATGGGATCCCTCAGCGTCCCTGCATCCAGGTGA
- the LOC133724631 gene encoding ultraviolet-B receptor UVR8, whose translation MAEQQVSAPIRRVLLISAGASHSVALLSGNVVCSWGRGEDGQLGHADAEDRFSPTHLSALDGHQIVSLTCGADHTTAYSDSRLEVYSWGWGDFGRLGHGNSSDLFTPQPIKALHGLKIRQIACGDSHCLAVTMEGQVQSWGRNQNGQLGLGTTEDSLVPQKIQAFQGEFIKMVAAGAEHTAAVTEDGTLYGWGWGRYGNLGLGDRNDRLVPEKVSLGNSEKMVMVACGWRHTISVSSSGQLYTYGWSKYGQLGHGDFEDHLVPHKLEALSDKFISEVAGGWRHTMALTSDGKLYGWGWNKFGQVGVGDNLDHCSPLQVKFPNEQKVVKISCGWRHTLAVTERQNVFSWGRGTNGQLGHGESVDRNIPKIIDSLSADGCSGQQIESSTVDPSSGKTWVSPSERYAVVPDETVRGQTAVPVKGNDASVPETDVKRVRL comes from the exons atggcAGAACAACAAGTTTCTGCTCCAATTCGTCGTGTCCTTCTCATCTCCGCTGGTGCAAGTCACTCTGTTGCTCTTCTCT CTGGTAATGTCGTTTGCTCTTGGGGACGAGGAGAGGATGGGCAGTTAGGCCATGCTGATGCCGAAGATCGATTTTCACCTACACATTTAAGTGCATTGGATGGCCATCAAATAGTATCTCTTACTTGTGGAGCTGATCATACAACTGCTTACTCTGACTCACGTTTGGAAGTCTATAGTTGGGGCTG GGGTGACTTTGGGAGATTAGGTCATGGCAATTCTAGCGACTTGTTTACACCTCAGCCAATAAAGGCATTACATGGTCTGAAGATAAGGCAGATTGCTTGTGGAGACAGCCATTGTTTAGCAGTGACGATGGAAGGTCAGGTACAAAG TTGGGGGCGGAATCAAAATGGTCAACTTGGTCTTGGCACCACAGAAGATTCTCTTGTGCCACAGAAGATTCAAGCGTTTCAG GGAGAGTTTATCAAAATGGTTGCTGCTGGTGCTGAACATACAGCAGCTGTTACAGAAGATGGGACATTGTATGGATGGGGATGGGGCCGCTATGGTAATTTGGGCTTAGGTGATAGAAATGATCGCTTGGTTCCAGAAAAGGTTTCTCTTGGTAAT AGTGAGAAGATGGTTATGGTTGCATGTGGGTGGCGGCATACAATATCGGTTTCCTCGTCAGGTCAATTATACACATATGGGTGGAGCAAATATGGTCAACTTGGACATGGTGATTTTGAGGATCACCTTGTACCTCACAAGCTAGAAGCCTTGAGTGACAAATTTATTTCTGAG GTTGCAGGTGGTTGGAGGCATACTATGGCATTAACATCTGATGGAAAACTTTATGGCTGGGGATGGAATAAG TTTGGACAGGTTGGAGTTGGTGACAATTTGGATCACTGTTCCCCTTTGCAAGTTAAATTTCCCAATGAGCAG AAAGTAGTTAAAATATCTTGTGGATGGAGACACACACTTGCTGTTACTGAAAGGCAAAATGTATTTTCATGGGGGAGAGGCACAAATGGACAGCTTGGGCATGGGGAATCTGTTGACCG GAATATTCCAAAGATTATAGACTCTTTGAGTGCTGATGGATGTAGTGGGCAACAGATAGAATCTTCAACAGTTGATCCATCATCAG GGAAAACTTGGGTGTCACCATCAGAGAGATATGCAGTTGTTCCCGATGAAACT GTTCGAGGGCAAACAGCTGTTCCAGTCAAAGGGAATGATGCAAGTGTTCCTGAAACTGACGTGAAACGCGTACGGCTTTAA